In the genome of Yarrowia lipolytica chromosome 1B, complete sequence, the window GAGACTCGAGACCGGGAGTAGTGTAGACTCGGACGGGGATTCGGAACAGGTTGGACTCAACATAGTTGAACTCTCCGACAATGAAGGCAATCAGGTAGGTTGACATGACAGGGGTTCTGTTGAAAGAGACAGCCTTCTTTCCGGAgtcgagctccttctcagaTTTGACGTCCATATTGGACAGACAAGTAAGGTGCTTGTCGGCAATCAGAGTGACATCAAAGGTGGCCTTGAGGCCGGGCTCATCAAAGGAGGGGAACGCCTTTCGGCAGTCGGCAGGTTCCATCTGGGTCGTGGCAATGTACTTGGTTTCGCCagtcttctcgtccttgtaGGTGGACTTGTAGAAACCAGCCATGTTCTCGTTGAGGGTTCCAGTAAAATTGATATCGATCTGGGCCTTGGATCCGGCAGTCATTTCCTTGTCGAAGGTGAACTTGGTGGTCTGGGTCTCTTCGTCATGCTCGGTCTTAGCGGCGGGGTACTTGCTTCCGTCGTAGATGAGCTGCGCGGAGTGGATGTCAATCTCAAGCACGTTGACCGACACGGTGTTGGAAGTATCCTTGACGTCAAGGTCGATGACCACCGTTCCGTCGAACTTGAAGGTCTCGAAATTGGGCTCGAGAGTCAGGTCATAATTTGTGGCCTTGACATTCTGGGGGAGGAGCACACGCTCCTGTTCGGGGCTGAGTTAGTATTTAGGGTGGCGAAGGGGCAGATGACACAAATGAAGAGGGTAGATGAGCAGCAGTTAATTTTGGACACCGAAGTGACATAATCACTATCGTGAGGTCAATGCAACATTGAAGTGTCTTCAATCAGCTGCAGATCATCGGCCATCATCCTTCATGCCACGCTGGCCAAGTCACAGTATCAAGAATACCACATTGTGACATGCATTTTGGCTGGCGCCCAGTGAGTAGAAGAAAACACGGCGACAGCCAGCACGGCTAGCGCGAGGAGAGCATACTTCTTTGCAGCAGCTGTCATTCCTAATCCTGAGTGGCCCTGGTGCAATTGGCAGTATGTGCGTGGGGTAGTGGgaaaggaggaggaagtaGGTAGGTGATGGAGTAGTGGCTTTTGGGTTGGAGCAGGCCTAAAAGTGAGGGGTGAAATCAGACTGGTGACAGGTTTGAGAGAATGTAGACGCTGGAGTTGGCGGGGTAGGCGAGACACAAACGACGGTATGGGCGACATCGCGAACAGAGGGCGGCTCACACGGGGTTTATATACTTCTGTTGAAAACCGGACGGCGCGATCCGTTACGGTGCTGTATCAGTTGTGTAGAGTTTGGAAAACGGTGCTCTCGACCGTTACCTTGCATAAGCCTTTGTTTGTAAGGTGTGCCGTGTAGGGATAAGCATCCCTAAACACTTGTCTATAGTGCCGTTTGCAGGCTGTGTGGGTTGATTATGTTTATACTGGGGGTCTCCTACGAGCCATTCACaaatacaaatacaagtacaagttcGAGTAGGATAATAAACAACATTTAATTTACAGAAGAAAGCAGGAACATAAGACAGGAACAGGTAATTCCATCAGTTCATCCGTGTCTGCGTGTTGAGCACCTAACCAGTACGCTCAATCAGATGGAGACCACTGGCTGTCTCGACTATGTCACTGACCTGACcgttctccagagcaaaAGAAGCCTGCTCAAACTCGGCCTGCATCTCGCCCTTGCCGAAGAAACCCAAGTCGCCTCGCTTTCGTGCAGACGAGCAGTCGGACTCCGACACGGCAAGGTCACCAATGGTGGTCTCACCagccttgatcttggcctGATGTCCCTCCAGAATTGCacgagcctcctccttggttcGCTCAATGTTGGCATCCTTCCACGACGACGGTCGTCGCGAATCCCGGTGCTTGATGAGAAGATGCGACACCCGGATCTTCTGGCCAGAGCCATTGCCAGTGCCAGGAGCAGTATTGGGCACAGCTGTGTTCTTTTGCGAGTAGTTGGTGGCCATGTACTGCTTCAGCAGGTCCGAGTCGGTGCCGGCCGGCGGCTCCCACGATGAGTTGCTGGTGGCGGGGTGGAAGTAGTAGGGCAGGTTCCGGGTTCGCGAATGACGGACTTCCCAGCCGGAAACGAGACCTGTAGACGGATCAATGGACTGTGTTAGGTGTGAGGTGGAGACATGAGTTGTGTCAACGTGCTTTCTGGTCGTCGTTTTTCACCATATGCGTCGCCACCGCTGCAACCATACTCACCATGTGTAAGGTATTATCAAGAAGAGGCTGACTTGACTTGTGGTAATTGAGTGTTGAATGACAATCTACTTGTTTCGTGTGGGTGGGAGTGTGTTTAGGGTTATTTTCTGGATCCCATCGGGGGAGGTCACCATACACATCGAATACGCATCCAAGATTTCTTGGGACTTTCCATCCCGTAGCAGCTCCATACACGAACGTTGCTGTCGGTCTGTCGTGTGACCAGATTCGGTTGACGTTGCTCTTTCGGATCTACTTGTAAAAAGACAGGGCCCACTAATACTTCTGACATCAATGGCGATTCCAGTCAACCAACCATGGCTTCTCTAATTGTACAAGGTAGCAATTATTATCTTTTGTCTCACTTCTTTTCAGTCCTACCACTTGCTCTGATTCactcatacaagtacacttgtaccctacttgtagtaattACTATAAACGACACTCTACCCACCCGACCAAGGCTCAAAGTGTAACCTCCACCGCCAATCTGAGACATCTAGTCAGTTGACCTTGCCTCAATTGGaagtactggtacttgtacccatGATGATGTTGCGTTTTATAAGAATGCGGCTATTTGGTAGAACACGGTCAGCTATTGAACTACAGAGCATGTAAAGTACAtgtatatacaagtactgtaatacaagtacaagtacatactgtactgtatgtcTGTACGcatattactgtacagtatgtactcatGTAATTATGTGcctgctacttgtacactgtTGTTGTAACATCTACAATATTCAGCATAGGGTCATCAGGGTCATAATTAAACATGCAATAAATAAGAGAGTGTGCTATATAAAAAGGGTGCAATGGAAAGGTCATAAAGGTAGTTCTATGGTCACATGTTTTCAGAGTCCCGAGAAAACCGGAACTCATCTTCAGGCTCTTCATAGGGACGCGCATAGTGACCAGAAGATCCCGGTTCAACCGGGGTGAAACTAGGCTCAGGAAAATGCTGAGGGCTGACGGGGGGAAGAATGTTGGTGGGGGTTGCAAACTCGGGAGGAGTCGCGGTACGAATCTGATAAGGGGTCTGGGGAAAAGGAGTGGGCAGAATCTCGGGAAGCTGGGGAGCATGCGAGGGTAAAGGAGAATGTCGAGGCATGGACAGAGGGGCAGCAGGAGAGTGGGAAATATTAGGAATTGTGGGAGAGACCATCTCTGTTTTGGGAGCCGAACGAGAACCGAAATTAGGAGAGTCCATGTTGATATTAGGGAGGGTGGGGGAACCCATGGACACCTTAGGGAGGGTGGGGGCCTGTGGAGGAAGCTTGGGAGAGCCTTCGGGAGAGATGAGCTTTGGAGACCCCTTCAAAGATCCTCTGGGTGAAGTGTTGGAAGGAGTCATTCGGGGAGGAGGCACCATTTGAGGAGTGTAGAGCATCTTCGGCTCCCCAATCAGAGTGGGATGGGGCATGGGAGGGGGCACGATAGGAGGAGGCTCTACAAAAGAACTGTTTGGAGGCAGGGTCTGTGCTTCCTGGAAGTCCGTGTGTTTGTTCACAGGAGGTGGTGGGCCGGATTTGGGCAGAGGGGGCATCTGGGAAGCATTCATGGCTCTAGCTGCCATGGCCACCTGAGGAGACAGGGCATAGGCTGGGTTGTATGTGGGAGCAGGCACATTGATGACGTCTTCTACATGATCCGTAAAtcccttcttctcatccATAACCACACCTCTTCCATCGGTGTAAGGATCCGTGTACTGCATTGTTTCGGGATCCACCAGAATTGGACCATAGCCTTTTCGAGGCATGTCTGGGATGTAGAATCGCAAGTCTACTCTGGCCACCAGATACAAAACGTTGCAGATACACTCGAAGACGCCGAATCCGACATAGAAAAGTGTAGGGCTAAAAATGGGCTTGTTGTGGTGACTCCATCGATCTCCAATGAAAGTGGTAGCAGCTCTCATGCCTGAGGTTGCACAGAGAATGACAGACGTGATGACGATGAGAGATGCAGAGAAGTTAAGATCCCGTCCATTAATGACTCGAGCTGCAAGCTTTCCAGAGGAGATTTTGGCAGTTGGGTCTCCCTTGTACTGCAACACCTGTGAGAACTTTGGAGGAAAGTAGAAGATACCATAAGACTCGATGTTAGAGGCAGGGAGACGACTTCGATCCTGATTAGACAGTGCCAGAGAGCCTCGAGGAAGAGCATAAGCAATAGCGATGATGAAGACTCCTCCTACTGATATTACTGCAATCAGAACGGAGGCTGCCTGCATTCCTCCTGTCGCCTGTCTCCAATGTGTGTAGTCTAAGAAGTACGAGAAAATGGTGACTTCGGTGACGActgcaagaagaagaactcCTCCAATAGCCAAGTAGACAAGAATCATGAGCATGCCAAACCACGTTGCGTCTCCCGTTTCTGGGTGTCTGAAAGTCATGATACGGTGAGCCAGCAGCAAGTTCATCAAGTTGATGAGAATGATAGAGAGAATGATAAACACAGTGGACGCGATACCCAGACGCAATGACAGCAGGTTTTTACCCCAGCCGATACGCATGCCAAATCCCAGACAGTTGAGAATGCATTGCCAGCCGAGACCGAACGACGGCCAGAAGTAGTGTCGTCTAAGGAAGCCTCGGAAGAAGATGTAAAAGTGGGCCGCCATTAGAATAACGTTGACTGCAACAAATACAGCGGAAGGAGCAACATCTGCTGGCGTAGGAAAGCCTCCGTAGATGTTGTACTGGGTTGTCAGGACCAGGTTGATAACACTCTGGGGAAGGTTGAACCCCACGATGTCGTGAGCCATGGACACGATCTTCATGACTCCAGTTCCGGTTTTGGCCCACACAGGAATGGGAAAGATAGACATGAGCAGGTCGTCATATTCAAGAGGTCGGTTTCCCACCTGTGAAGTGAGAATGTCGATCACAGCTGGTCCATAGGGCGAGTTGAGGAGCGTCTCTACGAGTCCATTAGGTAGATGGCTCACAATTCCGGACAGTGCACCTGGGCCAGTGACGAGCTTTGGTAGTAAAGAGAGGAGTTGTTCTGTGGGGGTCAGTCCGTTGGAGTTCGCGGTCAGTTCGGCCAGCATTCCGGATGCCACATTGGTCATCTGTGACACCTCTGGAGCTGACAGCGCTGGAGACAGACCCGGCACCAGCGCCGAGATCTGTGATACCACGTTCTGTAGCGACATCGACGTGTATCGATTCTAGTTGTATGTGTCGGGGAGATGCGAGAAGTTGTTCAAGGGTTTGCCAGCTACGTTATATTTATAAGACACTTGACTCAGAGTCGGTTTCCGCGGGCATGCCTACATTGAATGTTTTAAACGTATAAGAAATGCACACTTTAGATTCGATTTAGCGGGGTCCCCTAGAGTTAACTTCCCCTGTTGTCTCAGCTTGGAAGGCATTCAAACTGCAATAAAAAAGAGTGTGGGGAGGGCGTAAAGTAACTCTGTGCTGAATGGGAGAAAAGCTGGCTGCTTGGGTGCGGGGGAGGGGAGTGTCTCTTCACACCGTTGGTTCAAGACACTGCGGGGTGGGTTTGGTTGAACACCAGCTTTTTGTTTTATGATGACCTAACAAAGAAACCTGTTAGTCAACGAGCTTAATGTCCGATTTTGTGGATTCATTCTTTTGTtgcattgttgttgtgtaAATATCGCCAGATGATCATCCAGCTCTTTCGTATTTGTAGCGGCGATCACTAAAATCAACCCACCCCTGACCCAACAAATGCCGTGGAACAAGCCAATCGACGTGTTTTGGGTGTGGCAAGTGCACATATCCACATGTCGGGTCGATCGCTCGTATCCTGtgaaaaaagcaaaaaaagGTTTATGGAGTGCCTGTACGTACCAGGGTTATCGTAATTTCGACGCATTTGTCCAAAATCGCTCTTTATTGGCAAGTGGCTAGCATACCTGAAATCACACCAAGCAGCTGTTCGTTTTCGCATGCTGCAGCCACccgctccttgtcgttAAGCTGCTTGTTGACCTGATTCTCACTCTGGTGGGTACCTTCCTTGACAGTGATAGTGAACCGGaaccgaggaggaagagctCGCTCGAGTCGCACCCGGATTCCAAGTCCAATCAGGGTGGCCAGAGAACAGTGGGTAATGGTGGGGGTGATTTTGACCACAATCTCGGCcatcttgttcttgtctccAGTGTCGTGAACCCAGATATCTTCCAGTTTGACAACAGCCAACTGACCGAGAGTCAGGGGATGCTCGGGATCGGAGATGGTGGCGATGAGGTCGTAAATCTCCTGAGAATCGATAGGTTCAGgctcgtcatcgtcatcatcgtcgtcggatCCGCTGGCGGACTCGTTCTGAATCAGAGACAGGGGTGTGGGATGTGTGTCTAGAAAGGCTCCAAGAGGCAGATCGAGCTGCGACTGGCCTTTGTTCCGTGTGGGCAGGGCTGACACGTCGATAACCTCGGGGTTGGCGTTAATGGGATCGGACATTATGGTAGTTGTCTCGTGTATTGCTTCTCACTTACAGCAATTATTCTCTCTGATGTGCAGTGGTGTTGGGAgtattactgtagtttCTGCATGCCTGACGAATAAGGTTTAAACACTGGGTAGTGTCTCTCAATCAGGGTAGGGGTTCATGTTTCTACCATTGTCTCTAGTCTTGTTTATGGTCCAGGGGTGAGGAGCGGTATAGTGGGGCAAGACTACAAGGCCAAAAGCGCCGAAAGACATTCCAGACGTTTTGAAACATCGTTAAAAGGGGCCAAAAAACCAATAGAGGATGTTGAGTGTGAACAGACCGTTACACCGGCGAGTTTTCAGGAACTTGCCGTCTGTTTGTGGCTCTCGGCTACAGCCAAAACTGTGAGCGTAGCTATGTGACCGCCAGCTTTGTTTTCTTTGTATGGCGCATGCGGGGCACAGTAAAAAAAGTGCAAGTGCAAGGTGAGGTAGCGGGCAGGTGAATCCGCGGGGTTCTGGGACAGTGTGGCAATGAAGTGGAACAATATGACGTAGTTTGGTTATTTTCGGCACTCACTGTTCCCCACGAGTACGACttatccttcttctgctggtactgtactcgtacacaCCAGTGCATGTtcgtctacttgtagttgtacttgtagcgtCGCACAAAATGTCTtgcttgtacatactgtgttGTGCttctacgagtacgacaaTAGTCATTGACATCTCTTGTTGAAGGTGagtacagcatgtacaagtaagtCGCtacaatactcgtactaATGTCATTAGCAACTATTTAGTTAGTTGCCTTGAGAACCAGCCATCAAAGCATTAAAACTGGCTAATCAAATTAGGGGGCATAACTCCACGGCTGTTTTAGTCTGTCGTTTGTCTCAGTCAGTGTTGGTTCAAccaagtacataccgtacaAGATCATCTTGCTGTGTAACTATAgtattactgtacgtgCCCCAAGAAATATCATGGGTAAACATATACCTCTCCGACTGCACGCAAAGCCATGTAAACCTGGAACCTTTTTGATGGAACAAAAATTATTCCAGATTGCACTATCAGTTGAGCAGTTAGTTTCCCCTCATATCAGTTTGTTTCTCATTGCCAAAAGACCCCCCTTCGTCTCACATTGTTAAGCTGCATGTAAGCAGTAAGGCTTATCGCAGCTAGGTGCAGTAATCATCTTCGACACCATCACACCATGATCCGACGAAAAATAGCTGAGAAAAAactggccaaggaggaggataaGCGCGAGGTCACTTTGGTGGCACTCAGTGGCCCCTCGTCCAGTGGAAAGAGTGTGAGTATGAATCGTTTGCACGAGGTGCAGTCCCCGTTACAGAACTGGCACTAACTTCAGACTCTAGCTCGTCTGCTTCGAGACATTCTTCCCcacgtcatcatcatccacCAAGACGACTTTTACCTGGAGGACTCGCAGATCCCAGTTATTGATGGAGTTCAAGATTGGGATTGTCCCGAGGCTTTTGATTTCAAGCTACTGTCCAAGGTTTTGAGCCATGTCAAGCAGACTGGAGAGCTGCCCAAAAATTTCAAATCGAAGGAGGACCAGAACTCCCTGGGACCCGCTGCTCTTGATGAAAACGCTGTCGACGCCTTTAAGCGTCGAATGCACCCTTACATGCCTGAGTTTGAGAACAAGCTGATTGTCATTCTGGATGGTATCATGGTCTACCATGACGCTCAATTCACCGAGTTGTTCGATATCAAGATTCTGGTCAGATCCAGTTACGAAAACCTCAAGTCTCGACGAGAAGCTCGATCCGGATACGTCACTCTGGAAGGGTTTTGGAAGGATCCTGAGGGATACTTCCACAACATTGTTTGGCCCGGTTACCTAAAGacccacaaacagctgtTTGAAAACGAAAATCCCAACGGAGAACCCAGTAAGGACGCCACCAGAGAAGGAATCCGAATCGTGCCCACCACCGATTTCGACGTGGCCGAGACTCTTGATTGGGTGTTTGATGTCATTCTGGACTATTACGATCTTGAGTAAAGACCATGCACATATTTATAATCGTGACTCTACTTAATTaattg includes:
- a CDS encoding uncharacterized protein (Compare to YALI0B14707g, similar to Saccharomyces cerevisiae YHR122W; ancestral locus Anc_2.139, highly similar to uniprot|P38829 Saccharomyces cerevisiae YHR122w similarity to hypothetical C. elegans protein F45G2.a singleton), which encodes MSDPINANPEVIDVSALPTRNKGQSQLDLPLGAFLDTHPTPLSLIQNESASGSDDDDDDDEPEPIDSQEIYDLIATISDPEHPLTLGQLAVVKLEDIWVHDTGDKNKMAEIVVKITPTITHCSLATLIGLGIRVRLERALPPRFRFTITVKEGTHQSENQVNKQLNDKERVAAACENEQLLGVISGMLATCQ
- a CDS encoding uncharacterized protein (Compare to YALI0B14663g, similar to Saccharomyces cerevisiae ESS1 (YJR017C); ancestral locus Anc_5.135, similar to uniprot|O42735 Emericella nidulans Peptidyl- prolyl cis/trans isomerase): MSIDPSTGLVSGWEVRHSRTRNLPYYFHPATSNSSWEPPAGTDSDLLKQYMATNYSQKNTAVPNTAPGTGNGSGQKIRVSHLLIKHRDSRRPSSWKDANIERTKEEARAILEGHQAKIKAGETTIGDLAVSESDCSSARKRGDLGFFGKGEMQAEFEQASFALENGQVSDIVETASGLHLIERTG
- a CDS encoding uncharacterized protein (Compare to YALI0B14685g, weakly similar to DEHA-IPF1503.1 Debaryomyces hansenii DEHA0D08371g conserved protein) gives rise to the protein MSLQNVVSQISALVPGLSPALSAPEVSQMTNVASGMLAELTANSNGLTPTEQLLSLLPKLVTGPGALSGIVSHLPNGLVETLLNSPYGPAVIDILTSQVGNRPLEYDDLLMSIFPIPVWAKTGTGVMKIVSMAHDIVGFNLPQSVINLVLTTQYNIYGGFPTPADVAPSAVFVAVNVILMAAHFYIFFRGFLRRHYFWPSFGLGWQCILNCLGFGMRIGWGKNLLSLRLGIASTVFIILSIILINLMNLLLAHRIMTFRHPETGDATWFGMLMILVYLAIGGVLLLAVVTEVTIFSYFLDYTHWRQATGGMQAASVLIAVISVGGVFIIAIAYALPRGSLALSNQDRSRLPASNIESYGIFYFPPKFSQVLQYKGDPTAKISSGKLAARVINGRDLNFSASLIVITSVILCATSGMRAATTFIGDRWSHHNKPIFSPTLFYVGFGVFECICNVLYLVARVDLRFYIPDMPRKGYGPILVDPETMQYTDPYTDGRGVVMDEKKGFTDHVEDVINVPAPTYNPAYALSPQVAMAARAMNASQMPPLPKSGPPPPVNKHTDFQEAQTLPPNSSFVEPPPIVPPPMPHPTLIGEPKMLYTPQMVPPPRMTPSNTSPRGSLKGSPKLISPEGSPKLPPQAPTLPKVSMGSPTLPNINMDSPNFGSRSAPKTEMVSPTIPNISHSPAAPLSMPRHSPLPSHAPQLPEILPTPFPQTPYQIRTATPPEFATPTNILPPVSPQHFPEPSFTPVEPGSSGHYARPYEEPEDEFRFSRDSENM
- a CDS encoding uncharacterized protein (Compare to YALI0B14729g, similar to Saccharomyces cerevisiae NRK1 (YNL129W); ancestral locus Anc_2.140, similar to uniprot|Q9C0W1 Schizosaccharomyces pombe Hypothetical 26.3 kDa protein), which codes for MIRRKIAEKKLAKEEDKREVTLVALSGPSSSGKSTLARLLRDILPHVIIIHQDDFYLEDSQIPVIDGVQDWDCPEAFDFKLLSKVLSHVKQTGELPKNFKSKEDQNSLGPAALDENAVDAFKRRMHPYMPEFENKLIVILDGIMVYHDAQFTELFDIKILVRSSYENLKSRREARSGYVTLEGFWKDPEGYFHNIVWPGYLKTHKQLFENENPNGEPSKDATREGIRIVPTTDFDVAETLDWVFDVILDYYDLE